The Gammaproteobacteria bacterium genome contains a region encoding:
- the rimO gene encoding 30S ribosomal protein S12 methylthiotransferase RimO, producing MSSPSVWLTTLGCAKNQVDSDKVSGLLEAAGFRASSLPEDADIVMVNTCAFIDEARRESIDAILDVERFMRPDASLVVLGCMAQRYGSEISDAIPEVDAVVGIDRYPELVETLAKMTNWQPVALQRSPMAILHEVRRTSPAMPYAYLKVAEGCDKVCTFCAIPSFRGRQRSRPAAEIAAEAARLVEEGVSELVLVAQDLAAYGRDTRDPDGIVGLVHRVAETADLYRLRLLYLYPSEIRASLIEEIASNPVVATYFDLSLQHAEPRLLRAMARPGGGERHLSLIERIRAAAPQAALRSSFIVGFPGETETDVQTMTDFLEAAGLDWAGFFPYSAEDGTPAALLPDQVDPIEVTERTRHLQQVQERITAQRQGGRVGEVVDVLIDQVEEGVPVGRSFREAPEIDGMITLDRGVQGARVRAKIIGAYGPDLEGEVQE from the coding sequence CGATTCCGACAAGGTCTCCGGTCTGCTCGAGGCCGCCGGTTTCCGGGCATCGTCCTTACCGGAAGATGCCGATATCGTCATGGTCAACACCTGCGCGTTCATCGATGAGGCCCGTCGGGAATCCATCGATGCGATCCTCGATGTAGAACGGTTCATGCGGCCGGACGCGAGCCTGGTGGTGTTGGGGTGCATGGCCCAGCGCTATGGGAGTGAGATCAGCGATGCCATTCCCGAGGTCGACGCCGTCGTCGGGATCGATCGATATCCCGAACTCGTGGAGACGCTGGCCAAGATGACGAACTGGCAGCCGGTCGCGCTCCAGAGGTCGCCGATGGCGATTCTGCACGAAGTTCGAAGGACATCACCGGCGATGCCGTATGCCTACCTCAAGGTCGCCGAGGGATGCGACAAGGTCTGCACGTTCTGTGCGATTCCGTCGTTCCGGGGAAGGCAACGCTCCCGGCCGGCGGCCGAGATCGCCGCCGAGGCGGCCCGGTTGGTGGAGGAGGGAGTGTCCGAACTCGTGCTGGTCGCCCAGGACCTCGCCGCCTACGGGCGAGATACGCGCGATCCGGATGGAATCGTCGGCCTGGTCCATCGCGTCGCAGAAACTGCGGACCTGTACCGGCTCCGGCTTCTCTACCTGTATCCGTCCGAGATACGGGCGTCGCTCATCGAGGAGATCGCGTCCAATCCGGTGGTGGCCACCTACTTCGATCTGAGTTTGCAGCACGCGGAGCCGAGACTCCTGCGTGCCATGGCTCGGCCCGGGGGAGGAGAGCGGCATCTCTCGCTGATCGAGCGCATCCGGGCCGCTGCCCCGCAGGCGGCGCTGCGCTCGAGCTTCATCGTGGGCTTTCCCGGCGAAACGGAGACCGACGTGCAGACGATGACCGACTTCCTGGAGGCGGCGGGTCTCGACTGGGCCGGCTTCTTCCCCTACTCGGCGGAAGATGGCACACCGGCGGCGCTACTGCCCGACCAGGTCGATCCGATCGAAGTCACGGAGCGGACTCGGCATCTGCAACAGGTCCAGGAACGGATCACGGCACAGCGCCAGGGTGGCCGGGTCGGCGAGGTGGTCGACGTGCTCATCGACCAGGTGGAGGAAGGCGTTCCGGTCGGGCGGTCCTTCAGAGAGGCTCCCGAGATCGACGGGATGATCACCCTCGATCGTGGGGTGCAGGGAGCACGGGTGCGCGCCAAGATCATCGGCGCATACGGACCAGACCTGGAAGGGGAGGTGCAGGAGTGA